The following is a genomic window from bacterium.
CCCTATCTCTGGTCATCTTCCTTAGCCTTCTTTCCTATCTCTTAACAGCCGCTTTCAGGCAACCCGGATCCCGAACCGCGGCTCACAGCTAACATTATTCTGTATGTGCCCCAATAATACATACAACATATAGAATATGTCAAGCTATTCTTGCGGCCTTTTTCCTAGAGTCGCTGACCCGCCAGAACCCACCAATAAAGACCGTCCACACCATAGCTCCGACAGACCTGGGTGGGGATTGGTTCCCTCGTGAGTCGATTCTCTTCGTCTTGGTTGGTCCTTTTCTAGTTCAGGAGCTGATATGCTGAGGGCGTAGATACGTTGTTATGCTTGAAAGCCACAATTAGGAGTCACCTGTGGCGGAACTATTTGAGCCATCTGATGGCGGAGACGAGGCTCTCGCAAGTTTGCCTGAGCATGCAAAGCGACACTGGATTTTGGAGACGTAACTAAGAGACGGAGGTGTGAGAGGTGGGCGGCATGTTTTGCTATCAATGTGAACAGACGGCTAAGGGATCGGGATGCACCATAGCGGGGGTTTGCGGGAAGGATGCGACAACTGCGACTTTACAGGACCTTTTGTTGTTCGCGACGAAGGGCATCTCGATGTATGCACATCGAGCGCGGAAGTTTGGCGCCAAGGACCACGACATCGATATATTTGTGCCTCAGTCGCTCTTCTCGACGATAACGAATGTCAACTTCGACCCGGAGCGGCTTGAGATGCTCTTGAAAAGGGCGGCCAAGCTCCTTGTTAAAGCTAGATCTATGTATGAGGCGGCGTGCGAAAAGGCTGGCGAGGCCCGGGAGCAGTTGGCCGGTCCAGCGGCATGGGTTGCGGCGGATGACATTGCGGGCTTGATCAAGCAGGGCGAGAACGTCTCGATCGCGAAGGAGCGGGGCCGCTTCGGAGACGACATTGCCGGACTGATGGAGCTGTATCTTTATGGTCTCAAGGGGATGGCGGCATACGCGGACCATGCGGAGATACTGGGTGTCGAGAGTGACGAGGTCTATGCCACTTTTCACGAGGCGCTGGATTTTCTTACGCGTGATAGTTACACGGTTGACGAGACTTTTGGCCGGTGCTTGGCTGCGGGCGAGTTGAACCTGCGGGTGATGGAGCTTCTGGACCGGGCGAACACCGGCTCTTACGGGCATCCGGAGCCGACAAGCGTGCGCGTAACGCCGGTCAAAGGGAAGGCCATCGTCGTGTCGGGACATGACCTAAAGGACTTGGAGGAGCTTCTCAAGCAGACCGAGGGGAAGGGGATCAATGTTTATACGCACGGTGAGATGCTGCCCACGCTCGCCTATCCTGGCCTCAAGAAATACAAGCATCTAGTCGGGAACTATGGTGGTGCTTGGCAGAGGCAAGTTCAGGAGTTCGACGCGTTCCCTGGGGCGATACTGATGACGACCAACTGCATACAAAAGCCCCGCGAGAGCTACAAGGGTCGGATATTCACGTGCGGCCTCGTCGCATGGCCTGGTGTCACGCACATCTCCGACCGCAACTTCGCTCCTGTGATTGAGGCGGCTTTGGCGGCGCCGGGCTTTGCGGAGGACGCGCCTGAGAAGCGGATCACGATAGGTTTCGGCCACAACGCCGTGATGGGCGTGGCCGGTGCGGTCATTGATGCGGTCAAGGCCGGCAAGATTCGGCACTTCTTCCTCATCGGCGGCTGCGACGGGGCAAAACCGGGCCGTAACTACTACACCGACTTTGCGAAGGCCGTGCCGGCCGACTGCGTGATCCTGACGCTCGCCTGCGGCAAATACCGGTTCAACAAGCTAGAATTCGGAGA
Proteins encoded in this region:
- the hcp gene encoding hydroxylamine reductase; the protein is MFCYQCEQTAKGSGCTIAGVCGKDATTATLQDLLLFATKGISMYAHRARKFGAKDHDIDIFVPQSLFSTITNVNFDPERLEMLLKRAAKLLVKARSMYEAACEKAGEAREQLAGPAAWVAADDIAGLIKQGENVSIAKERGRFGDDIAGLMELYLYGLKGMAAYADHAEILGVESDEVYATFHEALDFLTRDSYTVDETFGRCLAAGELNLRVMELLDRANTGSYGHPEPTSVRVTPVKGKAIVVSGHDLKDLEELLKQTEGKGINVYTHGEMLPTLAYPGLKKYKHLVGNYGGAWQRQVQEFDAFPGAILMTTNCIQKPRESYKGRIFTCGLVAWPGVTHISDRNFAPVIEAALAAPGFAEDAPEKRITIGFGHNAVMGVAGAVIDAVKAGKIRHFFLIGGCDGAKPGRNYYTDFAKAVPADCVILTLACGKYRFNKLEFGDIDGIPRLLDIGQCNDAHSAVQIALALAEAFGCGVNELPLSFILSWYEQKAVSILLSLLHLGIKNIRLGPSLPAFITPAALNVLVEKFNISPITTPEQDLAAILD